The Planctomycetota bacterium genome window below encodes:
- a CDS encoding AI-2E family transporter, protein MKRLFSFLVLIGIVAVFGFLSFEVLSGFLLPLFLAILLVVIFRPLHLRLSQRLGGRERLAAGITTLSVLLILLLPALWIVTRAATESISLVSDFDQQSMLKQADEWRRKFDLDLPGPLAEQRLGEIEASLHRLGEPSQFPFGRDDSISRQQTIERLVLLTGQFVHELWPAEVGAPTDEAVAARQKVLSDRIAAFQDELGELLKARKDDAAFRAALAKASGTFEELRLSIYGGPVRSWVKHLLRLDPAQVDQIREEVRTLAGPMAVGTTQFVGTMLLQVFVGLAVMTVALYYFLADGPAMIDHLMTLTPLENRYEVQLLDEFSQLMRAILLAMLLSAAVQGILMSGAYLWCGFESVFLLTVLTMVLAIVPFVGAIPVWGSCSLWLLIHDGRPQAAAVLAVYAIVVGVVGDNVIKPLVLHGRSNLHPLLGLLSVLGGAQALGPIGIVVGPMVVAILQTLLSMLRTELATLDLRGNETRPAVPTISSSPEATNEAATVPTGSAS, encoded by the coding sequence ATGAAGCGACTCTTCTCTTTTCTGGTGCTGATCGGCATCGTCGCCGTCTTTGGCTTTCTGTCGTTCGAGGTGCTGTCCGGCTTTTTGCTGCCGCTGTTTCTGGCGATCTTGCTGGTGGTGATCTTCCGGCCGTTGCACCTGCGACTGTCGCAGCGACTGGGCGGGCGCGAACGATTGGCCGCCGGTATCACCACGTTGAGCGTGCTGCTGATTTTGTTACTGCCCGCCTTGTGGATCGTGACGCGGGCCGCCACCGAGTCGATCTCGCTAGTCAGCGACTTTGACCAGCAAAGCATGCTCAAGCAGGCCGACGAGTGGCGGCGGAAGTTCGACCTGGACTTGCCCGGCCCGCTGGCCGAGCAACGCTTGGGAGAGATCGAAGCGTCGTTGCACCGCCTGGGCGAGCCGAGCCAGTTCCCCTTTGGCCGCGACGACTCGATCAGCCGGCAACAAACGATCGAGCGGCTGGTGCTGCTGACCGGTCAATTTGTCCACGAGTTGTGGCCCGCCGAGGTTGGCGCGCCGACTGACGAAGCCGTGGCCGCGCGGCAAAAAGTTCTCAGTGATCGGATCGCCGCCTTTCAGGACGAACTGGGCGAGTTGCTGAAAGCCCGCAAGGACGATGCGGCCTTCCGTGCCGCGCTGGCCAAGGCGTCGGGCACGTTCGAGGAACTGCGGTTGTCGATCTATGGCGGGCCGGTTCGCTCGTGGGTCAAGCATTTGCTGCGCCTTGACCCGGCGCAGGTCGACCAGATTCGCGAAGAGGTTCGCACGCTCGCCGGCCCGATGGCCGTCGGCACGACGCAGTTCGTCGGCACCATGCTGCTGCAAGTCTTCGTCGGGCTCGCCGTGATGACCGTGGCGTTGTACTACTTTCTGGCCGACGGCCCGGCTATGATCGATCACTTGATGACGTTGACACCGCTCGAGAACCGCTACGAAGTACAACTGCTCGACGAGTTCAGCCAACTGATGCGGGCGATCTTGCTGGCCATGCTGCTGTCGGCGGCCGTGCAGGGCATTCTGATGAGCGGAGCGTACTTGTGGTGCGGCTTTGAAAGCGTGTTTCTGTTGACGGTGCTGACGATGGTGCTGGCGATCGTGCCGTTCGTGGGGGCGATTCCGGTCTGGGGCTCGTGCTCGTTGTGGCTGCTGATCCACGACGGTCGGCCACAGGCGGCGGCGGTGCTGGCCGTGTATGCCATCGTGGTGGGCGTCGTCGGCGACAATGTGATCAAGCCGTTGGTGCTGCACGGCCGGTCGAATTTGCACCCGCTCTTGGGCTTGTTGAGCGTGTTGGGCGGGGCCCAGGCCTTGGGACCGATCGGCATCGTCGTCGGCCCGATGGTCGTCGCGATTTTGCAGACGTTATTATCGATGTTGCGCACCGAGTTGGCGACGCTCGATCTGCGGGGCAATGAAACACGCCCGGCGGTCCCCACGATCAGCAGTTCGCCCGAGGCCACGAACGAGGCCGCTACCGTACCGACCGGATCGGCGAGTTGA
- a CDS encoding DNA-3-methyladenine glycosylase, translated as MPLPAPLDRDFFARDTLVVARELIGTTLAVGRCAGRIVETEAYVDDAASHFVTRRNQAVIMATTYGRVYVYFIYGMYYCLNFTADATGPGAVLIRAIEPTRGIPTMMARRGVSSLKRLTTGPGRLCQALDIDLSDNDRLIGRRIRVLAADVDWQVEASPRIGISQAQHLHWRFSAVGNPFVMPHKPVTAAAKKPRRAP; from the coding sequence ATGCCACTGCCAGCGCCGCTCGATCGCGATTTTTTCGCGCGCGACACGTTGGTCGTGGCTCGCGAGCTGATCGGCACCACCCTGGCCGTGGGACGTTGCGCCGGCCGGATCGTCGAGACCGAAGCCTATGTCGACGACGCAGCATCCCACTTCGTCACGCGCCGGAACCAGGCCGTCATCATGGCCACCACCTACGGCCGCGTGTACGTCTATTTCATCTATGGCATGTACTACTGCCTGAATTTCACGGCCGATGCCACGGGGCCCGGCGCGGTTCTGATTCGGGCCATCGAGCCCACGCGCGGCATTCCGACGATGATGGCCCGCCGTGGCGTGAGCTCGCTCAAGCGCTTGACCACTGGCCCGGGGCGATTGTGCCAGGCGCTCGACATCGATCTGAGCGATAACGACCGGCTGATTGGCCGACGGATTCGCGTTCTGGCCGCCGACGTCGATTGGCAAGTCGAAGCCAGCCCCAGGATCGGCATTTCCCAGGCCCAGCATTTGCATTGGCGATTCTCGGCCGTGGGCAACCCGTTCGTCATGCCGCACAAGCCGGTTACTGCCGCGGCGAAAAAGCCCCGCCGGGCTCCTTGA
- the purL gene encoding phosphoribosylformylglycinamidine synthase subunit PurL, with translation MLWEVDIHPAEGQADLLGRQLAAEATNLGLAGNLKVATARGYLLQGQLDQSLVTRGARKLLADAVVERYVVGRPGESSLGQGPAGLGCLVHVLPKPGVMDPVAQSAQSALNDLGVPVEAVRTLKKYWLSSVDDATLKTLCSKLLANDAIEQVVVGPLKWERMEIGSPYQFKLIRVPLREMNDDQLVRLSRQGQLYLSLVEMQTIQAHFRTLRRDPTDAELETLAQTWSEHCSHKTLAGRVRYRGPEGERRFENMLKETIFAATQELRKQWGADDWCVSVFRDNAGVVRFDDEYNIVFKVETHNHPSALEPYGGANTGLGGVIRDPLGTGLGAKPICNTDIFCFAPPETPAAEIPAGVLHPKRVIRGVVSGVRDYGNRMGIPTVNGAVYFDRRYLGNPLVYCGNVGLLPRDKSFKEAKPGDYIVAVGGRTGRDGIHGATFSSAELTSESESLSGGAVQIGNAITEKMVVDVVLQARDRNLFSAITDCGAGGFSSAVGEMGEEIGAEVWLDRIPLKYEGLSYTEMWISEAQERMILAVPPANWQDFSDLCAAESVEATVIGEYKATGRLVLHYHDEVVADLTMEFLHGGRPPVVREAVYQPAPTTAQPLPNKYDWNYTGELLKILGSPNVCSKEWIIRQYDHEVQGGSVVKPLVGIANDGPSDAAVVRPVLGSRRAIAVSCGMNPRFGEFDTYHMATSAIDEAIRNCVAVGADPSRIAVLDNFCWGDCERAETLGSLVRSALACYDMAIALGTPFISGKDSLNNEFRYEANGQKQSLSIPPSLLISAMGQLADASQAVTMDLKQSGNLLYQVGLTKDEMGGSHFALVENLSGGQVPTVDADVARRTFAALHGAIKSGLVAACHDLSEGGLAAAAAEMAFAGGLGAQLFLADVPAAAGIADTPRGTAVLLFSESNTRFLCEVPQDKSAAFEQALAGLPHAAVGEVTRGGRLEIVGLPQAAANIEASEPDDMAAPTVVTASVAELKQAWQAALKL, from the coding sequence ATGCTCTGGGAAGTTGACATCCACCCGGCCGAAGGTCAGGCCGATCTGCTCGGTCGCCAGTTGGCCGCCGAAGCGACCAACTTGGGGCTCGCCGGAAATCTGAAAGTCGCCACCGCTCGCGGCTATCTGCTGCAAGGCCAGCTCGACCAATCGCTCGTCACACGCGGCGCGCGAAAGTTGCTGGCCGATGCCGTCGTCGAACGCTACGTCGTCGGCCGCCCGGGGGAAAGCTCGCTGGGCCAGGGGCCGGCGGGGCTGGGTTGCCTGGTCCACGTGCTGCCCAAGCCGGGCGTGATGGACCCCGTGGCTCAAAGCGCGCAGTCGGCGCTCAACGACTTGGGCGTGCCGGTCGAAGCCGTCCGCACGTTGAAGAAGTACTGGCTGTCGTCGGTCGACGACGCCACGCTGAAAACGCTGTGCAGCAAACTGCTTGCCAACGACGCCATCGAACAAGTGGTGGTCGGCCCCCTGAAATGGGAGCGGATGGAGATCGGCTCGCCGTATCAGTTCAAGCTGATCCGCGTTCCCTTACGCGAGATGAACGACGATCAATTGGTGCGCCTGAGCCGCCAGGGGCAGCTGTACCTGAGCCTGGTCGAGATGCAGACCATTCAGGCGCACTTCCGCACGCTGCGCCGCGATCCGACCGACGCCGAGCTCGAGACGCTGGCTCAGACCTGGAGCGAGCATTGCAGCCACAAGACCCTGGCCGGGCGTGTGCGCTACCGCGGTCCCGAAGGGGAACGCCGGTTCGAGAACATGCTCAAGGAAACGATCTTCGCCGCCACGCAGGAATTGCGCAAGCAATGGGGCGCGGATGACTGGTGCGTGAGCGTGTTTCGCGACAACGCCGGCGTGGTCCGCTTTGACGATGAATACAACATCGTGTTCAAGGTCGAGACGCACAATCACCCGTCGGCGCTCGAACCCTACGGCGGCGCGAACACGGGGCTTGGCGGCGTGATCCGCGATCCGCTGGGGACCGGGTTGGGCGCCAAGCCGATCTGCAATACCGACATATTCTGCTTTGCACCGCCCGAAACGCCGGCCGCCGAGATTCCCGCCGGCGTGTTGCACCCCAAGCGCGTGATTCGCGGCGTGGTCTCGGGCGTGCGCGACTACGGCAACCGAATGGGCATTCCGACGGTAAACGGCGCGGTCTACTTCGACCGCCGCTACCTGGGGAACCCGCTGGTTTACTGTGGCAACGTCGGCTTGTTGCCGCGCGACAAGTCGTTCAAGGAAGCCAAGCCGGGCGATTACATCGTCGCCGTCGGCGGGCGAACCGGTCGCGACGGCATCCACGGCGCGACGTTCAGCTCGGCCGAACTCACGAGCGAGAGCGAATCGCTCTCCGGCGGCGCGGTGCAGATCGGCAACGCTATCACCGAGAAGATGGTCGTCGACGTCGTGCTGCAAGCCCGGGACCGGAACCTGTTCAGCGCCATCACCGACTGCGGCGCTGGTGGCTTCTCAAGCGCCGTGGGCGAAATGGGTGAAGAGATCGGCGCCGAGGTCTGGCTCGATCGCATTCCGCTCAAGTACGAAGGTTTGTCCTACACCGAGATGTGGATCTCGGAAGCCCAGGAACGAATGATCCTGGCCGTGCCGCCCGCGAACTGGCAGGACTTCTCGGACCTGTGCGCGGCCGAAAGCGTCGAAGCCACGGTGATTGGCGAGTACAAGGCGACGGGACGATTGGTGCTGCACTACCACGACGAAGTCGTCGCCGACCTGACGATGGAGTTCCTGCACGGGGGCCGACCGCCGGTGGTGCGCGAGGCGGTTTACCAGCCCGCCCCGACCACGGCGCAACCGCTGCCGAACAAGTACGACTGGAACTACACGGGCGAGCTGCTCAAGATTCTCGGCTCGCCGAATGTCTGTAGCAAAGAGTGGATCATCCGGCAGTACGATCACGAAGTCCAAGGTGGCAGCGTCGTCAAGCCGCTGGTCGGCATTGCCAACGACGGCCCCAGCGACGCGGCCGTGGTCCGCCCGGTGCTCGGCTCGCGGCGCGCCATCGCCGTCTCGTGTGGCATGAACCCGCGGTTCGGCGAGTTCGACACCTATCACATGGCCACCAGCGCCATCGACGAAGCGATCCGCAACTGTGTCGCGGTCGGCGCCGACCCCAGCCGCATTGCCGTGCTCGACAACTTCTGCTGGGGCGATTGCGAGCGGGCCGAGACGTTGGGCTCGCTGGTCCGATCAGCGCTCGCCTGTTACGACATGGCGATCGCGCTGGGCACGCCGTTCATCAGCGGCAAGGACAGCTTGAACAACGAGTTCCGCTACGAAGCGAACGGTCAGAAGCAATCGCTCAGCATTCCTCCCTCGCTGTTGATCAGCGCGATGGGGCAACTGGCCGACGCTTCGCAGGCCGTCACGATGGACCTGAAGCAGTCGGGCAATCTGCTCTACCAGGTCGGCCTGACCAAGGACGAAATGGGGGGCTCGCACTTCGCCCTGGTCGAAAACTTGTCAGGCGGACAAGTTCCCACTGTTGACGCCGACGTGGCGCGGCGCACGTTCGCGGCCCTGCACGGCGCGATCAAGAGCGGGCTCGTCGCCGCGTGCCACGACTTGAGCGAAGGGGGCCTGGCCGCGGCCGCGGCCGAGATGGCCTTTGCCGGCGGACTGGGGGCGCAACTGTTCCTGGCCGACGTGCCGGCGGCGGCGGGCATTGCCGACACGCCGCGCGGCACGGCCGTGCTGTTGTTCAGCGAGTCGAACACCCGGTTCCTGTGCGAAGTGCCCCAGGACAAGAGCGCCGCGTTCGAGCAGGCCCTGGCTGGCCTTCCGCACGCGGCCGTGGGCGAGGTGACCCGCGGTGGCCGGCTGGAAATCGTCGGCTTGCCACAAGCGGCCGCCAACATCGAAGCCAGCGAACCCGATGACATGGCGGCCCCGACGGTCGTTACCGCCAGCGTGGCCGAGTTGAAGCAAGCCTGGCAAGCGGCGCTGAAGCTGTAG
- a CDS encoding type II secretion system F family protein produces the protein MFSARISLFDLEQLCRRVSTALTSGIELRKAFQREAEGRSPRAVRRHMDQVYQAVARGESVTAAVAATGSYFPRLFHEMVSLGDATGHLAETLRALAEHYELQLKLRRQFVQSITWPLVQLFAALGVVGLLIWLLGVFQDGVPKKDRLDPLGLGLMGTHGVLVYVSVLAVIAVVLVVVYQATRRGVFWARPLQRGLFLVPVIGNTFETLALARFAWSLELTYGSGMDVLKAIPMSLRSTQNAHYTDHIDSVTLRVRKGQEITEALAATGAFRTDFLDAVEVGEKSGRLSETLANLSEQYNDRAQRALAALATVAGFAVWAVVAALITIVIFRLASFYFGMLDKVM, from the coding sequence ATGTTCTCCGCCCGGATCAGTCTCTTTGATCTTGAACAACTCTGTCGGCGCGTTTCGACGGCGCTGACCAGCGGGATCGAGCTGCGCAAGGCTTTTCAGCGCGAGGCCGAAGGACGCTCGCCGCGCGCCGTGCGCCGCCACATGGACCAGGTCTACCAGGCCGTCGCTCGCGGCGAATCGGTCACCGCGGCCGTGGCCGCCACGGGCAGCTACTTCCCCCGGCTGTTTCACGAGATGGTCTCGCTGGGCGACGCGACCGGGCACCTGGCCGAGACGCTGCGAGCGCTGGCCGAGCATTACGAGCTGCAATTGAAGCTGCGTCGGCAGTTCGTGCAAAGCATCACCTGGCCGCTGGTCCAGTTGTTCGCCGCTCTGGGGGTGGTGGGGCTGTTGATCTGGTTGCTCGGCGTGTTTCAAGACGGGGTTCCCAAGAAGGATCGCCTTGACCCGTTGGGCCTGGGGCTGATGGGAACGCATGGCGTGTTGGTGTACGTCTCGGTGCTGGCCGTGATTGCCGTGGTGTTGGTCGTTGTATATCAGGCGACGCGGCGCGGTGTCTTCTGGGCGCGGCCGCTGCAGCGCGGGCTGTTTCTGGTGCCGGTCATCGGCAACACGTTCGAGACGTTGGCCCTGGCCCGGTTCGCCTGGTCGCTGGAGCTGACGTATGGCTCGGGCATGGATGTATTGAAGGCCATTCCGATGAGTCTGCGCAGCACGCAGAACGCCCATTACACCGATCACATCGACTCGGTCACGCTGCGGGTTCGCAAGGGGCAAGAGATCACCGAGGCGCTGGCGGCGACCGGCGCGTTTCGGACCGACTTTCTCGACGCCGTCGAGGTGGGCGAGAAGAGCGGCCGGCTGAGCGAGACGTTGGCCAATCTTTCCGAGCAGTACAACGATCGAGCCCAGCGAGCGCTGGCGGCGCTGGCCACTGTGGCCGGCTTTGCCGTGTGGGCCGTGGTGGCGGCGTTGATCACGATTGTGATCTTCCGCCTGGCGTCGTTTTACTTCGGCATGCTGGACAAGGTCATGTGA
- a CDS encoding DUF3800 domain-containing protein: MYVDESGDCGLPVDGSPSSHFCLTGLVVHELRWRDTMVQLLSFRHWLKRRYKVYLDDELHAADMISKPSKIALSLRQLAKHQRPAIIRHFADEIATLSDVNLINVVVDKRTGHAPNKDEVFRWAWYSLFQRFENTIRFQNFPDPKNADDRGIVFPDATDGPRLKRFLDSMRLSNQLKVQQRSGTFVYHNQPIRAIVEDPVVRDSQHSYLIQAADCAVFLLKQYVQPSAYMKKHGGNAYFKRLDPVLCKLASNKDPEGIVRL, translated from the coding sequence ATGTACGTCGACGAAAGCGGTGACTGCGGCCTGCCGGTTGACGGCTCGCCGTCGAGCCACTTTTGCCTGACGGGCCTGGTGGTGCATGAGTTGCGTTGGCGCGACACGATGGTGCAACTGCTCAGTTTCCGACACTGGCTCAAGCGTCGCTACAAGGTTTACCTGGACGACGAGCTACACGCGGCGGACATGATTTCCAAGCCCTCGAAGATTGCTCTTTCGCTCCGGCAGCTTGCGAAGCACCAGCGACCGGCAATCATTCGTCACTTTGCGGATGAGATCGCAACTTTGTCAGACGTGAACCTGATCAACGTGGTCGTCGATAAGCGGACAGGTCACGCGCCCAACAAAGACGAGGTTTTTCGCTGGGCTTGGTATTCGCTGTTCCAGCGCTTCGAGAATACGATTCGTTTTCAGAACTTTCCCGATCCGAAGAACGCCGACGACCGGGGGATCGTCTTTCCCGACGCCACCGATGGACCGAGACTAAAACGGTTTCTCGATTCGATGCGGCTTAGCAATCAACTCAAGGTGCAGCAACGATCCGGGACGTTCGTTTACCACAACCAGCCGATCCGAGCCATTGTTGAAGATCCCGTGGTGCGAGATTCGCAACATTCGTATCTCATTCAGGCGGCGGACTGTGCCGTGTTTCTCCTCAAGCAGTATGTACAGCCATCGGCGTACATGAAAAAGCATGGCGGCAATGCTTATTTCAAGCGGCTCGATCCGGTGCTGTGCAAACTCGCCTCGAATAAAGACCCTGAGGGGATCGTACGCCTATGA
- a CDS encoding prephenate dehydrogenase, producing the protein MPAPAKPLWNRVAVVGVGMIGGSIGVALLRRGLAREVVGIGRNAGSLAAAADAGVISRGTTDFEAGIDGAGLVVVCTPVGQIADFALRACKQLGDSALVTDAGSTKREIVTAVERKLPKGALFVGSHPLAGSEKSGHHAAMSDLLVGRTVIITPTRKTPLEATAEVETFWRRLGGATITMTPQAHDRAVAAISHLPHLAAAALAASTPKQYLPLAARGWLDTTRVASGDVAMWRQIFESNRAEALTALARYEKVLAACRQALKRGDFRRLEQLLLKAKQTRDALGS; encoded by the coding sequence ATGCCTGCTCCCGCCAAGCCGCTCTGGAACCGTGTGGCCGTCGTCGGCGTCGGCATGATCGGCGGCTCGATCGGCGTCGCGCTGCTGCGCCGCGGCCTGGCCCGCGAGGTGGTCGGCATCGGTCGCAACGCCGGCTCGCTGGCTGCCGCGGCCGACGCCGGCGTGATCTCGCGCGGCACCACCGACTTCGAAGCGGGCATCGACGGCGCAGGCCTGGTCGTGGTTTGCACTCCGGTCGGTCAGATTGCCGACTTCGCGCTCCGCGCCTGCAAACAGCTCGGCGACAGCGCGCTGGTGACCGACGCAGGGAGCACCAAGCGCGAGATCGTCACGGCCGTCGAACGCAAACTTCCCAAGGGGGCGCTCTTCGTCGGCAGCCATCCGCTAGCCGGCAGCGAGAAGAGCGGCCACCATGCCGCCATGTCCGACTTGCTGGTCGGGCGCACCGTGATCATCACGCCCACGCGCAAGACGCCGCTCGAAGCGACCGCCGAGGTCGAAACCTTCTGGCGTCGCTTGGGGGGGGCGACCATCACCATGACTCCCCAGGCCCACGACCGGGCCGTGGCCGCGATCAGCCATTTGCCCCATCTCGCGGCGGCTGCGCTGGCTGCCTCGACCCCCAAGCAGTATTTGCCCTTGGCGGCGCGCGGCTGGCTTGACACCACACGAGTTGCGTCGGGCGACGTGGCGATGTGGCGGCAGATCTTCGAGAGCAATCGGGCCGAAGCCTTGACGGCCTTGGCGCGTTATGAAAAGGTACTGGCAGCCTGTCGTCAGGCGCTCAAACGCGGCGATTTCCGCCGGCTCGAACAACTGCTGTTGAAAGCGAAACAAACCCGCGATGCTCTGGGAAGTTGA
- a CDS encoding arylsulfatase — translation MPRTLLVLLVAGLVGLCSLQSYAADAPAERPNIVVVLVDDMGWSDIGCYGSEVATPRLDALAANGLRFTQFYNTPRCSPTRAALLTGLYSHQAGLGWLDNKVEPESKGFHGRLLPRCVTMAEVLREAGYLTAMTGKWHLGQQNGTPPWQRGFDRSLNARYGEVYFPRESDRPGTENLYLNGREIAKDSPELGRDWYSTDLFVDWGLKFVDEAQAANKPFFLYIAQGAVHFPLRAPADMIAKQRGRYVQGWDALRASRHAKQIELGLVDSAWPLAPRPAESPAWDTRNEEQQERFQRMMEVYAAMIECIDRSMGRLVDGLTERKLLDNTLILFLSDNGGNAEGGPPGTTRGEGPIGGPDSYVLLGMNWATAANTPFRRYKHFTHEGGISSPLVVHWPRGIPAERRGSLEKQPAHLIDVMATAVDLTGANYPTEFKGEKILPMEGVSLRPAFHGQSLARSQPIFWEHEGNKAVRDGRWKLVQKWRGPWELYDIDADRTEQRDLIKEQPAVAARMEQAWQAWAARSFVDDWPGPDHTDWGADIKKQ, via the coding sequence ATGCCGCGCACGCTTTTGGTTCTTCTCGTTGCCGGCCTGGTTGGGCTTTGCTCGTTACAAAGCTACGCTGCCGACGCGCCGGCCGAGCGGCCGAATATAGTTGTCGTGCTGGTCGATGACATGGGCTGGTCGGACATCGGTTGCTACGGCAGCGAGGTCGCCACGCCGCGGCTCGATGCCCTGGCCGCGAACGGCTTGCGCTTTACTCAGTTCTACAACACGCCGCGCTGCAGCCCGACGCGGGCCGCGTTGCTGACCGGGCTCTACTCGCACCAGGCCGGCCTGGGCTGGCTCGATAACAAAGTTGAACCGGAGTCGAAGGGGTTTCACGGCCGGTTGTTGCCGCGCTGTGTGACCATGGCCGAGGTATTGCGCGAGGCGGGCTACCTGACCGCCATGACCGGCAAGTGGCACTTGGGGCAACAGAATGGCACGCCGCCGTGGCAGCGCGGATTTGACCGTTCGCTCAACGCGCGGTACGGCGAGGTTTATTTCCCCCGCGAGTCCGACCGGCCGGGGACCGAGAACCTGTACCTGAACGGTCGCGAGATTGCGAAAGATTCGCCCGAGCTGGGGCGCGACTGGTACTCGACCGATTTGTTCGTTGACTGGGGGCTGAAGTTCGTCGATGAAGCCCAGGCGGCGAACAAGCCCTTCTTTCTGTACATTGCTCAGGGAGCGGTGCATTTTCCGCTGCGCGCGCCGGCCGACATGATCGCCAAGCAGCGCGGCCGATATGTGCAAGGTTGGGACGCACTCCGCGCGTCGCGGCACGCCAAGCAGATCGAGCTGGGCCTGGTCGATTCAGCCTGGCCGCTCGCGCCGCGCCCGGCCGAGTCGCCGGCTTGGGACACGCGCAATGAAGAGCAGCAGGAACGGTTCCAGCGGATGATGGAGGTCTATGCCGCGATGATCGAGTGCATCGATCGGAGCATGGGGCGGCTGGTCGATGGCCTGACCGAGCGCAAGCTGCTGGACAATACGCTGATCCTGTTCCTCAGCGACAACGGCGGCAATGCCGAGGGTGGCCCGCCGGGCACGACGCGCGGCGAAGGACCGATCGGTGGGCCCGACTCGTACGTGCTGTTGGGCATGAACTGGGCCACGGCCGCCAACACGCCGTTCCGCCGCTACAAGCATTTCACGCACGAAGGGGGCATCAGCTCGCCGCTGGTCGTGCATTGGCCGCGCGGCATTCCCGCCGAGCGGCGCGGCAGCCTGGAGAAGCAGCCGGCGCATTTGATCGATGTGATGGCCACGGCGGTTGACCTGACGGGCGCGAACTATCCGACCGAGTTCAAGGGGGAGAAGATTCTGCCCATGGAAGGGGTGTCGCTGCGGCCGGCGTTCCATGGGCAGTCGCTCGCGCGCTCGCAGCCGATCTTCTGGGAGCATGAAGGGAACAAGGCGGTTCGCGACGGACGGTGGAAGCTGGTGCAAAAGTGGCGCGGCCCGTGGGAGCTGTACGACATCGACGCCGACCGGACCGAGCAGCGCGACCTGATCAAAGAACAGCCCGCGGTGGCCGCGCGGATGGAGCAAGCATGGCAGGCATGGGCGGCGCGATCGTTCGTCGACGACTGGCCCGGCCCGGATCACACCGACTGGGGCGCGGATATCAAAAAGCAGTAG
- a CDS encoding phosphoribosylformylglycinamidine synthase subunit PurQ yields MARPRVLVLRAPGTNCDLESCYAFERAGGEADALHVNRLLENPRVLSDYQILCFAGGFSYGDDISAGRILGSQLRLHLNEALHEFKVAEKLIIGICNGFQILMQSDLLLAEHPAADGEPEPAATLTNNDSHRYEDRWVHLGVSSDRCVFLRGIERMYLPVAHGEGRFVPRSAAIGEHLRGAGQLCLRYTAADGSPAKGFPDNPNGAWDNVAGVCDVTGRVFGLMPHPERHIERTQHPRWTRPETTQTGDGLKIFQNAVSYFG; encoded by the coding sequence ATGGCACGTCCTCGCGTTTTGGTTCTGCGAGCCCCTGGCACCAACTGCGACCTCGAGTCGTGCTATGCGTTCGAGCGCGCCGGCGGCGAGGCCGACGCCTTGCACGTCAACCGGCTGCTCGAGAACCCTCGCGTCCTCAGCGATTACCAGATTCTCTGTTTCGCCGGCGGGTTCAGTTACGGCGACGACATTTCGGCCGGCCGCATCCTGGGGAGCCAGCTCCGGTTGCACCTGAACGAGGCGCTGCACGAGTTCAAGGTGGCCGAGAAGCTGATTATCGGCATCTGCAACGGCTTTCAAATTCTGATGCAGTCCGACTTGCTGCTGGCGGAACACCCGGCCGCCGATGGCGAGCCCGAGCCGGCCGCCACGCTGACGAACAACGATTCGCACCGCTACGAAGACCGCTGGGTCCACCTGGGCGTGTCGAGCGACCGTTGCGTGTTTTTGCGCGGCATCGAGCGGATGTACCTGCCAGTGGCCCACGGCGAAGGCCGGTTCGTCCCGCGCAGCGCCGCGATCGGCGAGCACTTGCGTGGGGCAGGGCAGCTTTGCCTGCGCTACACGGCGGCCGACGGCAGCCCGGCGAAGGGTTTTCCGGACAACCCGAACGGCGCGTGGGACAACGTAGCGGGCGTGTGCGATGTGACGGGGCGGGTGTTCGGTTTGATGCCCCATCCCGAGCGCCACATCGAGCGCACTCAACACCCGCGCTGGACTCGCCCCGAGACCACGCAAACCGGCGACGGTTTAAAGATCTTCCAGAACGCGGTCAGCTACTTCGGGTAG